The Sulfitobacter sp. S223 genome has a window encoding:
- the murA gene encoding UDP-N-acetylglucosamine 1-carboxyvinyltransferase, whose product MDAILVRGGGPLAGSIPIAGAKNACLTLMPATLLSEEPLTLTNAPRLSDIRTMTQLLQSLGAEVTSLQEGRVIAMSSHGEINTRAEYDIVRKMRASNLVLGPLLAREGYAEVSLPGGCAIGARPMDIHTDGLAKMGAEIDLRDGYLYAKAAGGRLKGAVIDFPFASVGATENIMMAATLAKGTTVINNAAREPEIVDLADCLRRMGAQIDGDGTSSITIQGVDRLGAATHPVVTDRIELGTYMLAPAICGGEVELLGGRINLIGAFCEKLDAAGIEVTETDKGLKVKRRGDRVSAVDVTTEPFPGFPTDLQAQMMALLCTAEGTSTLEEKIFENRFMHAPELIRMGAKVDVHGGKAIVTGVEKLKGAPVMATDLRASVSLILAGMAAEGETKVSRVYHLDRGYEHVVAKLSGVGANIERIKDE is encoded by the coding sequence ATGGACGCAATTCTGGTACGGGGCGGTGGGCCGCTGGCGGGCTCAATTCCGATTGCGGGTGCGAAGAACGCCTGCCTGACGCTGATGCCTGCGACACTGCTCAGCGAAGAGCCGCTGACGCTGACCAACGCGCCGCGCCTGTCCGACATCCGCACCATGACGCAGTTGTTGCAGTCTCTGGGCGCTGAGGTCACTTCCCTCCAAGAGGGCAGGGTGATTGCCATGTCTTCCCATGGTGAGATCAACACTCGAGCGGAATATGACATTGTGCGCAAAATGCGTGCCTCCAATCTGGTATTGGGGCCGCTGCTGGCGCGTGAAGGCTATGCTGAGGTGTCTCTGCCCGGCGGATGCGCAATTGGCGCGCGGCCTATGGATATTCACACGGATGGTTTGGCCAAAATGGGCGCGGAAATTGATCTGCGCGATGGCTACCTGTACGCAAAGGCTGCTGGTGGGCGCCTTAAGGGGGCTGTCATTGATTTCCCCTTCGCCTCTGTTGGCGCGACCGAAAATATCATGATGGCTGCCACGCTGGCCAAGGGAACCACAGTAATCAACAATGCCGCGCGTGAGCCGGAGATCGTGGATCTAGCGGATTGCTTGCGCCGCATGGGCGCGCAGATTGACGGCGACGGCACATCCAGCATCACCATTCAGGGTGTGGACCGCTTGGGCGCTGCGACGCACCCTGTTGTCACGGACCGAATTGAGCTGGGCACTTACATGCTTGCGCCCGCCATCTGCGGTGGTGAGGTTGAGTTGCTGGGCGGACGCATCAACCTGATTGGCGCTTTCTGCGAAAAGCTGGACGCCGCGGGTATTGAAGTGACCGAGACGGACAAAGGCCTCAAGGTGAAGCGTCGCGGGGACCGCGTTAGCGCAGTTGATGTGACAACCGAACCCTTTCCGGGTTTCCCGACAGACCTGCAGGCGCAGATGATGGCGCTTTTGTGTACGGCCGAAGGGACATCGACGCTTGAGGAGAAAATCTTTGAGAATCGCTTTATGCACGCGCCGGAGTTGATCCGCATGGGCGCGAAAGTGGACGTGCACGGCGGTAAGGCCATTGTGACCGGCGTAGAAAAACTCAAAGGTGCGCCTGTTATGGCGACTGACCTGCGTGCCTCTGTTTCGTTGATCCTTGCAGGCATGGCTGCTGAGGGTGAGACGAAGGTTTCCCGTGTCTACCATCTGGATCGAGGGTATGAGCATGTGGTGGCGAAACTGTCCGGCGTTGGGGCCAATATTGAGCGGATCAAAGACGAATGA
- a CDS encoding polysaccharide deacetylase family protein codes for MRIDWTPLKAELALWRRADLELPVWWRDDDAVAATPALERLTALAKDVNIPVHLAVIPHFAEASLSAVIASETTLIPVVHGWQHVSHAPKGQKNAEFGQLRKEAEAELRQAIAQLNEEFGSRLLSLFVPPWNRIEPRLLPVLAELGYAGVSTYGPREVSFDAPAIVQVNTHIDPIYWRGHRGLVPPEKLLADIVGTLRDRREGRTDVAEPLGLLTHHLVHTDDVWDFSKDVMRVLLDGGATPADLRALLYAGRSPNN; via the coding sequence ATGAGAATTGACTGGACACCACTGAAGGCAGAATTGGCGCTTTGGCGGCGCGCAGACCTTGAGCTGCCCGTGTGGTGGCGGGATGATGATGCCGTCGCTGCGACCCCTGCGTTGGAGCGTTTGACCGCTTTGGCCAAAGACGTAAACATCCCCGTACATCTTGCGGTGATCCCTCATTTCGCCGAAGCGTCTTTGAGCGCCGTAATAGCGTCCGAAACCACGCTTATCCCTGTGGTCCACGGCTGGCAGCACGTAAGCCACGCGCCAAAGGGTCAGAAAAACGCCGAGTTCGGACAACTACGGAAAGAGGCCGAAGCCGAGCTTCGCCAAGCTATCGCGCAGTTGAACGAAGAGTTCGGTTCACGCCTGCTGTCGCTGTTTGTGCCACCTTGGAACCGGATAGAACCACGACTGCTGCCCGTCTTGGCAGAGCTCGGCTATGCTGGTGTATCAACCTACGGACCGCGCGAAGTATCTTTTGATGCGCCTGCTATAGTGCAGGTAAACACGCATATCGATCCTATTTACTGGCGCGGGCACCGCGGGTTGGTGCCACCAGAAAAGCTACTGGCCGACATTGTCGGTACTCTCCGTGACCGTCGCGAGGGGCGTACGGATGTGGCCGAGCCGCTGGGTCTGCTCACGCATCATTTGGTCCACACGGATGATGTATGGGACTTTAGCAAAGATGTGATGCGCGTCCTACTGGACGGCGGAGCCACCCCCGCCGACCTACGCGCATTGCTTTATGCGGGACGCAGCCCCAACAACTGA
- the lepA gene encoding translation elongation factor 4 yields MTPLSHIRNFSIVAHIDHGKSTLADRLIQETQTVALRDMKAQMLDSMDIERERGITIKAQTVRINYKALNGEEYVLNLIDTPGHVDFAYEVSRSMRAVEGSLLVVDSTQGVEAQTLANVYHAIDADHEIVPVLNKIDLPATDCDRVAEQIEDVIGIDASGAIRVSAKTGEGIVETLEAIVHHLPAPKGTLDAPLKAMLVDSWYDSYLGVIVLVRIMDGQLKKGDRITMMQNGSVHHVDRIGVFRPAMTEIDVLGPGEIGFLTASIKQVRDTRVGDTITHEKKPCDKALPGFKPSQPVVFCGLFPVDAAEFEDLRDSIEKLALNDASFSYEMETSAALGFGFRCGFLGLLHLEVIRDRIEREYDIDLITTAPSVIYHIHMRDGSMQELHNPADMPDLTFVDHLEEPRIKATILVPDEYLGDVLKLCQDRRGIQMDLTYAGSRAMVVYDLPLNEVVFDFYDRLKSVTKGYASFDYAMIGYREDALVKMSILVNDEPVDALSTMVHRDRAEMRGRAMVEKLKDLIPRHMFKIPIQAAIGGKVIARETLSAMRKDVTAKCYGGDASRKRKLLDKQKAGKKKMRQFGKVDIPQEAFISALKMDG; encoded by the coding sequence ATGACACCACTTTCACACATCCGCAATTTCTCCATCGTCGCGCACATCGACCATGGCAAATCCACCCTCGCTGACCGTCTCATCCAAGAGACGCAGACCGTCGCCTTGCGCGATATGAAAGCGCAGATGCTGGATAGCATGGACATCGAGCGTGAGCGGGGCATCACGATCAAGGCCCAGACCGTGCGGATCAACTACAAGGCGCTCAATGGTGAGGAATATGTCCTCAATCTGATCGACACGCCGGGTCACGTCGATTTTGCCTACGAAGTCTCCCGCTCCATGCGCGCGGTTGAAGGTTCGTTGCTGGTTGTCGATTCCACGCAAGGCGTCGAAGCACAGACGCTGGCCAACGTGTATCACGCCATCGACGCCGATCATGAGATCGTGCCGGTCCTGAACAAGATCGACCTGCCCGCCACCGATTGTGACCGTGTGGCTGAACAAATCGAAGACGTGATCGGTATCGACGCGTCTGGCGCGATCCGTGTGTCTGCGAAAACCGGTGAGGGTATTGTCGAGACTCTGGAGGCCATCGTTCACCACCTGCCCGCGCCAAAGGGTACGCTGGATGCACCGCTTAAGGCGATGCTGGTGGATTCATGGTATGATAGCTACCTCGGTGTGATCGTTCTTGTCCGTATTATGGACGGGCAGCTGAAAAAGGGCGACCGCATCACGATGATGCAAAACGGCTCCGTCCACCACGTGGACCGCATCGGCGTGTTCCGTCCGGCCATGACGGAAATTGACGTGCTTGGCCCGGGCGAGATCGGCTTCCTCACCGCCTCCATTAAACAGGTGCGCGACACGCGCGTGGGTGACACCATTACCCATGAGAAAAAGCCGTGCGACAAAGCGCTGCCGGGCTTTAAGCCGTCCCAGCCTGTGGTTTTCTGTGGCCTATTCCCCGTGGACGCGGCCGAGTTCGAAGACCTGCGCGACAGCATTGAAAAGCTGGCGTTGAACGACGCGAGCTTTAGCTACGAGATGGAAACATCCGCCGCACTTGGCTTTGGCTTCCGCTGCGGGTTCTTGGGCCTGCTGCACCTCGAAGTGATCCGCGACCGGATCGAGCGTGAGTATGACATCGACCTAATCACCACTGCGCCGTCGGTGATCTATCACATCCACATGCGCGACGGCTCCATGCAGGAACTGCACAACCCCGCCGACATGCCCGACCTGACGTTCGTGGACCACCTTGAAGAGCCGCGGATCAAGGCGACGATCCTTGTGCCCGACGAATACCTTGGTGACGTGCTGAAGCTGTGTCAGGACCGCCGTGGCATCCAAATGGATCTGACCTATGCCGGTTCCCGCGCGATGGTGGTCTATGATCTGCCGCTCAATGAGGTGGTGTTCGACTTTTACGACCGTCTGAAATCGGTGACCAAGGGCTATGCCAGCTTCGACTATGCGATGATCGGCTACCGCGAAGATGCGCTGGTGAAAATGAGCATCCTTGTGAACGACGAACCCGTCGATGCGCTTAGCACGATGGTCCACCGCGACCGCGCCGAAATGCGCGGCCGTGCGATGGTCGAAAAACTAAAAGACCTGATCCCCCGCCACATGTTCAAAATCCCGATCCAAGCGGCGATTGGCGGCAAGGTGATCGCGCGTGAGACCCTGTCTGCCATGCGCAAAGACGTGACCGCCAAATGCTACGGCGGCGACGCCTCGCGTAAACGCAAACTGCTGGATAAGCAGAAGGCGGGTAAGAAGAAGATGCGGCAGTTTGGGAAAGTGGATATTCCGCAGGAAGCTTTCATCAGCGCACTTAAAATGGATGGCTAA
- the hisD gene encoding histidinol dehydrogenase: MPVFLDATDADFEASFTTLLNAKREDSPDVDATVAGIIDDVRMRGDAAVIELTAKFDRITLTPDSLRITSEEVATACHQVSAEDRAALELAAARIRSYHERQLPEDAEWTDEAGATLGWRWSAVSAAGLYVPGGLASYPSSVLMNAIPAKVAGVTRLAMVVPTPDGVLNPLVLLAAQISGVDEIYRIGGAQAVAALAYGTDAIAPVDKITGPGNAFVAAAKRRVFGKVGIDMIAGPSEILVIADGDNDPDWIALDLLSQAEHDESAQSLLITTDPAFGKAVAAAVERRLETLQRAHIAGPSWRDFGAIITVPDLNTAARLADRIAPEHLELCVADPHALSASITHAGAIFLGQWTPEAIGDYVGGPNHVLPTARSARFSSGLSVLDFMKRTTLAHMTPEALRAIGPAAERLASSESLEAHGLSVTARLDKLNR, encoded by the coding sequence ATGCCCGTATTCCTTGATGCCACTGATGCCGATTTTGAAGCATCCTTCACAACGCTACTGAACGCCAAGCGCGAAGACAGCCCCGATGTGGATGCCACAGTGGCTGGTATCATCGACGATGTACGTATGCGCGGTGACGCAGCGGTGATTGAATTAACGGCAAAGTTCGACCGGATCACACTGACACCGGACAGCCTGCGCATCACCAGCGAAGAAGTCGCGACAGCATGTCATCAGGTTTCGGCCGAGGATAGGGCCGCCTTGGAGCTGGCAGCCGCGAGGATACGCTCCTACCATGAACGTCAACTGCCCGAAGATGCGGAATGGACAGATGAGGCCGGAGCCACGCTGGGATGGCGTTGGTCGGCGGTCTCTGCCGCGGGCCTTTACGTGCCGGGTGGGCTGGCCAGTTACCCCAGCTCGGTTTTGATGAATGCGATTCCGGCCAAAGTTGCCGGCGTCACTCGCCTTGCCATGGTCGTGCCGACACCAGACGGGGTACTTAATCCTCTGGTTCTGCTGGCTGCGCAAATATCAGGCGTAGACGAAATCTACCGCATTGGCGGCGCTCAGGCCGTGGCTGCGCTGGCCTATGGTACCGATGCAATCGCACCGGTGGACAAGATCACCGGTCCCGGTAATGCCTTTGTCGCCGCAGCCAAACGCCGCGTCTTTGGCAAAGTGGGCATCGACATGATTGCCGGTCCGTCAGAAATTCTTGTTATCGCGGATGGTGACAATGATCCGGACTGGATCGCCCTTGATCTGTTGTCGCAGGCTGAACATGACGAAAGCGCGCAGTCCTTGCTGATTACAACCGACCCCGCCTTTGGCAAAGCCGTTGCCGCAGCGGTCGAGCGGCGACTGGAGACATTGCAGCGTGCGCATATTGCGGGCCCCTCGTGGCGTGATTTCGGTGCCATCATCACTGTCCCTGATCTGAACACGGCCGCGCGCCTAGCAGACAGGATTGCCCCTGAGCATCTTGAACTTTGCGTGGCTGATCCGCACGCTTTGAGCGCAAGTATCACGCATGCCGGTGCGATCTTTCTGGGTCAGTGGACACCGGAGGCGATTGGCGACTATGTGGGCGGCCCCAACCACGTGCTTCCGACTGCCCGTTCAGCACGCTTTTCTTCAGGCCTTTCGGTGCTCGATTTTATGAAACGTACAACGCTGGCGCATATGACGCCCGAAGCCTTGCGCGCCATCGGTCCTGCCGCAGAACGGCTCGCATCGTCCGAAAGCCTCGAAGCGCACGGTCTTTCGGTGACGGCGCGGCTGGATAAGCTGAACCGATAA
- a CDS encoding glycosyltransferase family protein — translation MKVMIVVTHLLGTGHLARALTLARAYIAAGDTVQVVSGGMPAPLLQHNDVPMLQLQPVRSDGVDFSRLLDADGDIVEEAYLASRQKTLLETFTSFAPDILITELFPFGRRILKSEFTALLSSACALPTAPLVCASIRDILAPPSKPKKAVFADEMIAEFYDAVLVHSDEALTPLDLSWPVSAQLRPYLHYTGFVAPAPATPGPATEGSGEVIVSAGGGDVGGPVYEAAIAAAALMDRPMRLLVGGATAHSRIEALRRHAPQNVIVEAARPDFRQMLYHAAASVSLCGYNTALDILQAGTPAVFVPFDEGGEVEQGLRATALATQSGIASLPRAQLTAESLCAALDDVIAAPLRSSAGSLFDGAARTVAFTHARRTP, via the coding sequence GTGAAGGTCATGATCGTTGTCACCCATTTGCTTGGAACGGGGCACCTGGCCCGCGCACTGACACTGGCGCGTGCCTATATCGCTGCAGGCGACACCGTACAGGTTGTCTCTGGCGGTATGCCCGCACCACTGCTGCAGCATAATGATGTTCCCATGTTGCAATTGCAGCCTGTTCGCTCTGACGGGGTGGATTTTTCACGCCTGTTGGACGCTGACGGGGACATTGTAGAAGAGGCTTATCTTGCGTCACGACAAAAAACTCTATTGGAAACTTTCACGTCTTTCGCACCGGACATCCTGATCACAGAGCTGTTCCCGTTTGGGCGCCGAATACTAAAATCCGAGTTTACAGCCCTGCTGAGTTCAGCATGCGCGCTGCCGACAGCGCCGCTTGTCTGCGCATCCATCCGTGACATCCTTGCGCCCCCCTCCAAGCCCAAAAAAGCTGTTTTTGCCGACGAAATGATTGCCGAATTCTATGATGCAGTTCTGGTGCACTCGGATGAGGCTCTCACCCCGCTGGACCTTAGCTGGCCCGTTTCGGCGCAATTGCGGCCCTATCTTCACTATACAGGTTTCGTGGCACCTGCCCCGGCAACACCCGGTCCTGCGACAGAGGGTTCAGGCGAAGTAATTGTAAGTGCGGGCGGAGGCGATGTCGGCGGTCCGGTCTATGAAGCTGCCATAGCAGCTGCGGCGTTGATGGATCGGCCGATGCGCCTTCTTGTCGGAGGTGCTACCGCGCATTCACGCATTGAGGCGCTCCGCCGTCACGCACCCCAAAACGTTATTGTCGAAGCTGCACGTCCGGATTTCAGACAAATGCTTTATCATGCGGCGGCGTCTGTTTCGCTTTGTGGATACAATACCGCACTGGATATCTTGCAGGCCGGAACACCCGCTGTTTTTGTACCTTTTGACGAGGGTGGCGAAGTCGAGCAAGGATTGCGTGCAACTGCATTGGCCACCCAATCAGGCATAGCATCACTGCCACGTGCGCAGCTGACAGCAGAGAGTCTCTGCGCCGCGCTGGACGACGTGATTGCTGCGCCCCTCCGATCAAGCGCAGGAAGTCTGTTTGACGGAGCTGCGCGCACAGTTGCCTTCACCCACGCGCGGAGAACTCCATGA
- a CDS encoding UPF0262 family protein — MSRIVQINLDDANLPPPTAEIEQERRVAMFDLLEDNTFVLPSREGRAVPPGPYHLDLSIRDKRLVFDVNTEDSEKAAEFHLSLGPFRQVVKDYFQICESYFDAVKKLPPAQIETIDMARRGIHMEGSRVLQERLEGKAEIDIDTARRLFTLICVLHFGG, encoded by the coding sequence ATGTCCCGCATCGTTCAGATCAACCTTGATGACGCCAACCTCCCCCCGCCTACAGCGGAGATCGAGCAGGAGCGCCGTGTTGCTATGTTTGACCTTTTGGAGGACAACACCTTTGTGCTTCCTTCGCGCGAAGGGCGTGCCGTTCCGCCGGGGCCATACCATCTGGATCTATCCATTCGGGACAAGCGACTGGTATTCGATGTGAATACTGAAGATTCCGAAAAAGCGGCAGAATTCCATCTATCACTTGGGCCGTTTCGTCAGGTGGTCAAAGATTACTTTCAAATCTGCGAGAGCTATTTTGACGCCGTGAAAAAGCTGCCGCCGGCCCAGATCGAAACGATCGATATGGCGCGCCGCGGTATTCACATGGAAGGTTCTCGTGTGTTGCAGGAACGGCTGGAGGGAAAGGCGGAAATCGATATTGATACCGCACGCCGTCTGTTCACCCTCATTTGTGTTCTACACTTCGGGGGCTGA
- a CDS encoding DUF2948 family protein, whose amino-acid sequence MNDDARFEDGGEAPLNLGALDADDLVVISSLVQDAVFPASEMRWLKREGRFALLLNRVRWEDAGAKRHAPERVQSVLMFSNVQAVASQGVPKGDADTVLSLLHMAFDESESPSGQVTLTLAGDGAIRLTVEALDVTLKDVTRPYVAPSKKRPNHPD is encoded by the coding sequence ATGAATGATGATGCACGCTTTGAAGATGGCGGCGAAGCACCGCTGAACCTCGGCGCTTTGGACGCCGACGATCTGGTAGTCATTTCCTCGCTTGTGCAGGACGCGGTGTTTCCCGCGTCCGAGATGCGCTGGCTTAAGCGCGAAGGCCGCTTTGCCCTGCTACTGAACCGCGTACGCTGGGAAGACGCAGGTGCCAAACGTCATGCGCCAGAGCGTGTTCAATCGGTATTGATGTTCTCCAATGTGCAGGCGGTTGCCTCTCAGGGGGTGCCGAAGGGGGATGCCGACACGGTGCTGTCTCTTTTGCACATGGCGTTTGACGAAAGCGAAAGCCCCTCGGGGCAAGTCACCCTGACGCTTGCCGGAGACGGGGCTATTCGCCTGACTGTGGAAGCACTGGATGTGACACTTAAAGACGTAACGCGCCCCTATGTGGCACCGTCGAAAAAACGTCCGAACCATCCAGACTAA
- a CDS encoding alkylphosphonate utilization protein, with translation MTCPLCTTDAPLIDTPVSGGPAEASIQICALCADPATPADHFRPIASTMWSEDHALQVYAMRTLKRLDTDWSRDLAEQLYLDEETQAWADNQAAETNHKDSNGVPLANGDTVVLIKDLNVKGAGFTAKRGTAVHRISLVQDNDAHIEGRVEGQRIVILTEFVKKR, from the coding sequence ATGACCTGCCCCCTCTGCACCACAGATGCTCCGCTTATCGACACGCCCGTCTCCGGCGGCCCGGCAGAGGCCAGCATCCAGATTTGTGCCCTTTGCGCTGACCCTGCCACTCCCGCCGATCATTTCCGGCCCATCGCATCCACCATGTGGTCCGAGGACCACGCGCTGCAAGTCTATGCGATGCGTACGCTAAAGCGGCTCGATACCGATTGGTCCCGCGATCTGGCCGAACAGCTTTACCTCGATGAGGAAACGCAGGCTTGGGCCGACAATCAAGCCGCCGAAACGAACCACAAAGACAGCAACGGCGTCCCGCTTGCCAATGGCGATACTGTGGTGCTGATCAAGGATCTGAACGTCAAAGGTGCGGGCTTTACCGCAAAGCGTGGCACGGCGGTGCACCGGATTTCGCTGGTGCAGGACAACGATGCCCACATCGAAGGTCGCGTGGAAGGCCAGCGTATCGTGATCCTGACAGAGTTCGTAAAGAAGCGCTGA
- a CDS encoding efflux RND transporter permease subunit has protein sequence MIVALVSEVGTLDSAGLLDCLVTNLVDEFSRLEGGGNMQVFGAQYATLTGIRRVIRVTSHCRRATGPNALPIAKLVEEPLEPVSEFFPDGMKRVVPYDTFPFVERSIKEVVVTLFEAVGPVCSVMLLFSRNLRATLIPTLTVQMVLLATFGVIAAFGISINSLTMRSLWSKT, from the coding sequence ATGATTGTGGCACTGGTATCCGAAGTTGGCACGCTGGATTCCGCGGGTTTGTTGGACTGCCTCGTGACCAATCTTGTCGATGAATTCAGCCGCCTCGAAGGGGGCGGCAACATGCAGGTTTTCGGTGCGCAATACGCAACACTGACAGGTATCCGCCGGGTCATTCGGGTCACTTCCCACTGTCGAAGGGCAACCGGTCCGAACGCGCTGCCCATAGCCAAACTGGTCGAAGAGCCGCTGGAGCCTGTTTCGGAATTCTTTCCGGATGGTATGAAACGTGTAGTCCCCTACGATACGTTTCCCTTCGTCGAACGTTCGATCAAAGAGGTGGTCGTCACCTTGTTTGAGGCGGTCGGGCCGGTTTGTTCTGTGATGCTTCTGTTCAGCCGGAACCTGCGTGCAACCCTGATCCCGACTTTGACGGTACAAATGGTGCTGCTCGCGACCTTTGGCGTGATCGCGGCTTTTGGCATCTCGATCAACTCCCTGACGATGCGATCTTTGTGGTCGAAAACGTAG
- a CDS encoding low molecular weight phosphatase family protein, with protein sequence MTQQLPQSVLFCCDHNAVRSPMAEGLMKKFFGMDVYVQSVGVKNDLEINGFSIAVCQEMGVELSRHRSRSFDEMEEWGDDLSSFDLVVALSPASQRRALELTRYFHLDVEYWPILDPTGLGDGREATLAQFRNARDQIATRLQDRFGPPTQSPV encoded by the coding sequence GTGACGCAGCAGCTGCCGCAATCAGTCCTTTTTTGCTGCGATCACAATGCGGTCCGTTCCCCCATGGCCGAAGGCCTGATGAAGAAATTCTTCGGCATGGATGTTTATGTTCAGTCCGTTGGGGTCAAAAATGACCTTGAGATTAACGGTTTCTCGATAGCGGTCTGTCAGGAGATGGGTGTCGAACTGTCACGCCATCGCTCGCGCAGTTTTGACGAAATGGAAGAGTGGGGCGATGACCTTAGCTCTTTTGATCTGGTCGTTGCATTGTCGCCTGCATCCCAACGCCGCGCGCTTGAGCTGACGCGGTACTTTCACTTGGATGTTGAATATTGGCCGATCCTTGACCCGACAGGGCTGGGGGATGGACGTGAAGCCACACTTGCCCAATTTCGCAACGCGCGCGATCAGATTGCGACGCGACTGCAAGATCGGTTTGGTCCGCCAACGCAATCGCCTGTCTAG
- a CDS encoding porin, protein MRPINRLAVPALLALPTFAAAQDTAPEWDFYGQLNLGIINVDNGVDTETALIDNDNSNSRVGVTFRQDLANGGQFRFNFETALGLTGSSAINGDDNDLDAGYNRRELRKLEIIYQTATIGTFSFGQGSIATDGSGEADFSGTGVAAYAGTSDLAGSQSLALTDGTISGTSIGNAFKTFDGGRRFRIRYDTPTYNGFGFAVSAGQEVLASGNDDEFYDFGLSYDKDYGDYKVAARLGHSIRDSAEAFTVASAAVLHEPTGLSFALAAGQSREADTDYAYAKVGYQRDWVSFGRTYLSADFYSGSDFAFAGSDSQSFGIAVVQKVDAYNVELYATYRTFEVDGGTSNFDDVDVTFVGARWKF, encoded by the coding sequence ATGCGCCCGATCAATCGTTTAGCCGTGCCTGCATTGCTCGCTCTTCCAACATTTGCTGCCGCTCAGGACACCGCCCCGGAGTGGGACTTCTACGGGCAACTGAACCTTGGAATTATCAATGTTGATAACGGCGTAGATACAGAGACAGCCCTGATCGACAACGACAATTCGAACTCTCGTGTCGGTGTGACCTTTCGGCAGGATTTGGCCAATGGCGGTCAATTCCGGTTCAACTTTGAAACCGCGCTCGGCTTGACCGGATCAAGCGCCATAAATGGCGACGACAACGATCTGGATGCCGGTTACAACCGTCGTGAACTGCGCAAGCTGGAAATCATCTATCAAACAGCCACAATAGGTACATTCTCGTTCGGTCAAGGCAGCATCGCAACAGACGGTTCGGGTGAGGCCGACTTTTCAGGCACTGGCGTTGCTGCCTATGCCGGCACAAGCGACCTTGCAGGCAGCCAATCGCTTGCGCTGACTGACGGGACGATCTCTGGCACTTCCATCGGCAATGCATTCAAAACCTTTGACGGCGGCCGTCGCTTCCGCATCCGCTATGACACGCCAACCTATAATGGCTTCGGATTCGCAGTGTCGGCAGGTCAGGAAGTTCTGGCCAGCGGCAACGATGATGAATTCTACGACTTTGGCCTGTCATACGACAAAGACTACGGCGACTACAAAGTCGCAGCGCGTCTGGGCCACTCGATCCGCGACAGCGCCGAAGCATTCACCGTGGCCTCTGCCGCAGTCCTGCACGAGCCCACAGGCCTGAGCTTTGCCTTGGCTGCCGGTCAATCCCGAGAAGCGGATACAGATTACGCCTACGCAAAAGTAGGCTATCAGCGTGACTGGGTATCCTTCGGACGCACATATCTTTCTGCCGATTTTTACAGCGGGTCGGATTTCGCATTTGCAGGCAGCGATTCGCAATCTTTCGGCATTGCGGTCGTGCAAAAGGTCGACGCCTATAACGTCGAACTTTACGCGACATACCGGACCTTTGAAGTTGATGGCGGCACAAGCAATTTTGACGATGTTGACGTGACATTCGTGGGCGCGCGCTGGAAGTTCTAA
- a CDS encoding 3-keto-5-aminohexanoate cleavage protein → MMTPCILCVAITGSVPTKAANPAVPITISEQIESTHAAYEAGASICHAHVRNADETPSSDPEKFARLQEGVKAHCPDMIIQFSTGGRSGAGHERGAMLSLRPDMASLSVGSNNFPTRVYENPPELVDWLASEMRTYDVKPEIEAFDLSHIHKAAEMNRDGRIPGQLYIQFVMGVKNAMPADRETFDFYIKTVERLVPDALWCAAGVGPNQIVLNDWAIAAGGHARAGLEDNVRLDKDTLAPSNAALIKRAADLCEKYERPVATPAQARQLLGLRPA, encoded by the coding sequence ATCATGACACCCTGCATCCTATGCGTCGCCATCACTGGCTCTGTTCCGACAAAAGCGGCGAACCCCGCCGTGCCCATCACCATTTCAGAGCAGATCGAGAGCACGCATGCCGCCTATGAGGCAGGCGCCAGCATATGCCATGCCCATGTGCGCAATGCGGATGAGACACCGTCGTCAGACCCTGAGAAGTTCGCAAGACTGCAAGAGGGGGTTAAGGCGCATTGCCCTGATATGATCATACAGTTCTCGACCGGTGGGCGATCGGGCGCGGGGCATGAACGGGGTGCGATGCTTTCGCTGCGGCCGGATATGGCAAGCCTGTCTGTCGGGTCCAACAATTTCCCGACCCGCGTTTATGAGAACCCGCCAGAGTTGGTGGACTGGCTGGCGTCCGAAATGCGCACCTATGACGTCAAGCCCGAGATCGAAGCATTCGACCTGAGCCATATCCACAAGGCCGCCGAAATGAACCGGGATGGCCGCATCCCGGGCCAGCTTTATATCCAGTTCGTCATGGGCGTGAAAAATGCCATGCCCGCTGACCGCGAAACATTTGATTTCTACATCAAGACTGTCGAGCGCCTTGTGCCTGACGCGCTATGGTGCGCAGCGGGAGTTGGCCCGAACCAGATCGTTTTGAACGATTGGGCCATTGCCGCAGGCGGTCATGCCCGCGCGGGACTAGAGGATAACGTGCGTCTGGATAAAGACACGCTCGCGCCCTCGAATGCTGCGCTTATCAAACGCGCTGCGGATCTGTGTGAAAAGTACGAGCGTCCTGTCGCAACTCCGGCTCAGGCGCGTCAGTTGTTGGGGCTGCGTCCCGCATAA